TTTTTCAGGGTGAAACACTCTAAGGACTGGAAGCTCCGGCTTCCAGTCCTTTTTTTCTTCGTTCTTCTGATTCTTTCCGCCGGATCGTGCCGACGGAAGGTGGAAGTCCAGGCAAAACCCTTACCATCCGGACTCCCGGACATTCTCCTGGTCTCCATCGATACCCTTCGTGTGGATCGGCTGGGCTGTTATGGCCATACCGGGGCCCTGACCCCCACGATCGACCGGCTGGTGCACGAGGGGATTCACTTTTCCAATGCCTGGGCTCCTGTCCCCATGACCCTGCCTTCCCATGCGGCGCTCCTGAGCGGGCGGTACCCTCGTGAGCTGGGCCTCTACGATAACGCGGGAGGAAGACTGGCGGACTCTGTCCCGGTTCTTCCCGACATTCTCCGGAAGCAGGGCTATGAGACGGCCGCCTTTGTTTCCGCCTATGTCCTCGCCGCACCCTTTGGACTGGACCGGGGTTTTTCCTCCTATATCCACGTGTGGGACAGTTCGGACCTGAAACGTTCCCTTACGATCCCGGAAGCCACGGCAGACCGCACCGCGGATCGGGTTGTGGACTGGATGGGGGGACGAAAAAACAGCCCTTCTCCATTCTTTACCTTTGTCCATTATTACGATCCCCACATGCCTTATGCTCCCCCTGCGGATCTGAAAGCGGTCGTGGAGGATCCATACGACGGGGAAGTAGCCAACGTCGACCGGTCCCTTGGCCGGATCCTGGATCATCTTCCCCGCCCTGATCAGACTATGATCATCCTGGTGAGTGATCACGGCGAAGCCCTGGGAGATCACGGGGAAAAAACCCATGGCTACTTCATCTATGGCGACACGATGCGGGTCCTGATGGTTATGCACCTCCCGTCCATGGAGGGGCTCCAGGCCCCGATTGTTACCCGGGAGCCGGTCTCCCTTGTCGATGTTTTCCCAACGATTCTCGGTGTTCTCGGTATGGAAGTTCCGTACACCGGACCCGGGCTCGATCTTTCAGAGAAGGATCACCCCGACCGTGCGGTCCTGCTCGAGTCGATGGTTCCCTTTCTCCACCATGGGTTCAGTCCCCTGAGAGGCCTGGTCAAGGAATCGTGGTCTTATATCCGGGCTCCCCGGCCTGAGCTCTATCGTCTGGAGGAAGATCCGGCTCAACACACCAACCTCTGGAGTCAAGAGAATCAGGAAGGCCGTTCCCTGGAACGTGCCCTGCAGTCCATTCTGGCATCGAATCCCCTTCTCGAATCGGGTAAAGGTTTCATGGTACGGGAGGAAGATCGGCGCCAGGTCCAGTCTCTGGGATATCTGGCCGGTGTGTCTTCTCCGGAAGGCATCAATGATCTCTCGGGAATGGATCTCCCCGATCCCAAGGATGGTCTGGTTCTCCTTCGAACGATCGAGGAAATTACGCTCCTCCTTTCCGAAGAGCGGTGGAGGGAAGCGGAAGCCGTCCTGAACCGGGCGCGTTCCTCCTATCCCGGGGATGCGAGCCTGATGCGTCTGTCCGGTGATCTCTACCGCCGCGAGAATCGATGGATTGAGGCCATGACGGCATACCAGGCCGCCCTGAAACAATCCCCGGACCAGATCGACCTCCTTCTGAAAATTGGACAGGGCCTGCTTCACCTGAAACGTTACCCGGAAGCCCGCAGTACCCTGGAAGCCTATCTTCAGAAAATCCCCGGGGATCCGCCTGCCTGCTATGCTCTTGGAATTATCGCTCTTGAACAGGGTGATCCTTTCGCCGCCGTCGCTCGGTTTCGACAGGCACTGGACGGCGGGTTCGACGATCCCGAGGTGCGATGGCGCCTGGCCCGCGCTCTGGATGCTTCCGATCAGGTTGAAGAGGCGAAGGAAGTTCTTGATCTACTCGTCGCGGATATGCCGGACTATTTTCCGGCCTGGTATTCCCTGGGAGAACTGGCTCGTGCCAGGGGAGATCGAGATCGTGCCTTACAGGCTTACCGAAGATCCTGGGAATTGAATCGAGGATTTCTTCCCGCCGGGCTTGCCCTCGTGGACCTCCTCCTGGAAGAGCCGCCCTGGGGCGATGCCGGGGAGATTCTGGCCGCGATGAAGAAGCTCGATCCGGGGAATCCGGAGCTCCACCTGAGGGAGGCACACTACATTCTCCTCCAGGGAAAATTGAACCAGGGTTGTGCAATCCTGAAAGCTCTCCCGGATCGCCTGTTGGAATCCTCTT
The window above is part of the Thermoanaerobaculia bacterium genome. Proteins encoded here:
- a CDS encoding sulfatase-like hydrolase/transferase codes for the protein MKHSKDWKLRLPVLFFFVLLILSAGSCRRKVEVQAKPLPSGLPDILLVSIDTLRVDRLGCYGHTGALTPTIDRLVHEGIHFSNAWAPVPMTLPSHAALLSGRYPRELGLYDNAGGRLADSVPVLPDILRKQGYETAAFVSAYVLAAPFGLDRGFSSYIHVWDSSDLKRSLTIPEATADRTADRVVDWMGGRKNSPSPFFTFVHYYDPHMPYAPPADLKAVVEDPYDGEVANVDRSLGRILDHLPRPDQTMIILVSDHGEALGDHGEKTHGYFIYGDTMRVLMVMHLPSMEGLQAPIVTREPVSLVDVFPTILGVLGMEVPYTGPGLDLSEKDHPDRAVLLESMVPFLHHGFSPLRGLVKESWSYIRAPRPELYRLEEDPAQHTNLWSQENQEGRSLERALQSILASNPLLESGKGFMVREEDRRQVQSLGYLAGVSSPEGINDLSGMDLPDPKDGLVLLRTIEEITLLLSEERWREAEAVLNRARSSYPGDASLMRLSGDLYRRENRWIEAMTAYQAALKQSPDQIDLLLKIGQGLLHLKRYPEARSTLEAYLQKIPGDPPACYALGIIALEQGDPFAAVARFRQALDGGFDDPEVRWRLARALDASDQVEEAKEVLDLLVADMPDYFPAWYSLGELARARGDRDRALQAYRRSWELNRGFLPAGLALVDLLLEEPPWGDAGEILAAMKKLDPGNPELHLREAHYILLQGKLNQGCAILKALPDRLLESSSVQTRHYLLDTYCSAS